The DNA window CTGAAGACCCTCGGCTCGGATATCTTTTTTCACGTCAATCTTGTGGATGCGCAGGATGTCCATCGCGTTTCCGCGCTGGCCGGAGCCCGGGTTCCCGATGTTCACGCGCTTCCCGCGAAGATCGTTCACCGATTTAATGGAAGAGCCCGCCCGCGTGACCAGCATGACCGTCTCGGCATGCACGCTGAAGACGCTTCGAAGCCCCGTGTAGGGCTTCTTATCCCAGTCGGCCTTTCCGTGGTAGGCCTGCCAGTTGCGGTCCGATTGGGCCACCCCGAAGTTCAGCAGCCCCCGCCGGATGGCGTTGACGTTGAAAACCGAGCCCAGGGCCGGCCGGCCGATACAGGTGTATCCCTCGGATTTCAGGCTCTTGTTCACCAGTTTGCAGACATGGAGGGCCACCTGGTAGTAGACGCCGGTGGCGGAGCCGCCCCCGATCACCAGGAACTTCTGGGCGTGGGCCGGCCCCGACCCCATCACCCACGAAAGCGCCAACAAAACAGCCCCGATCCTCACCAGATATCTTTTCATGATAGCCCCTCCCAAAAATGTATTTTCCGGCCTGCGCCCCATTAGCTTTGTT is part of the bacterium genome and encodes:
- a CDS encoding TAXI family TRAP transporter solute-binding subunit, yielding MKRYLVRIGAVLLALSWVMGSGPAHAQKFLVIGGGSATGVYYQVALHVCKLVNKSLKSEGYTCIGRPALGSVFNVNAIRRGLLNFGVAQSDRNWQAYHGKADWDKKPYTGLRSVFSVHAETVMLVTRAGSSIKSVNDLRGKRVNIGNPGSGQRGNAMDILRIHKIDVKKDIRAEGLQ